A DNA window from Acidihalobacter prosperus contains the following coding sequences:
- the waaA gene encoding lipid IV(A) 3-deoxy-D-manno-octulosonic acid transferase, with the protein MKWALSSFIYKIVLVLFAPFVPLRLLWRSRRNPAYRRRIGERFARFAPLPARPRLWVHAVSVGEVIAAAPLVRRLRQAYPEHAVLLTCTTPTGSAQIARLFGDTVEHVYLPYDLPHVVARFLDRTRPHLALIMETELWPNLFAACAGRDIPLMVANARLSERSAAGYARLRGLTRETLGQVTLIAAQDTQSARRFTALGARSVRVLGNLKYDLEVPAEMVARGRALRTGFGRGRPVWVAASTHPGEPEAVLAAFADVRKRFADALLILVPRHPERFGEAFSLCAQAGYRVARRSLGESGSADTDVLLGDTLGELLMLYAAADAAFVGGSLVPTGGHNPLEPASLGLPVVTGPYRGNFESIYEALIEAGAAEVVEDADALGAAMTALLGDPAQRRQAGSAGHAVVLRNRGALARTLEAVGELTARGGRRATSSV; encoded by the coding sequence GTGAAATGGGCGTTGTCTTCATTTATCTATAAAATCGTTCTTGTTTTGTTTGCCCCCTTCGTGCCGTTGCGCCTGCTCTGGCGCTCGCGGCGCAATCCCGCCTACCGCCGCCGCATCGGCGAGCGCTTCGCGCGTTTCGCGCCGCTGCCCGCACGGCCGCGGCTGTGGGTGCATGCGGTCTCGGTGGGCGAGGTCATCGCGGCGGCGCCGCTGGTGCGCCGGTTGCGGCAGGCCTACCCGGAACATGCCGTGCTGTTGACCTGCACCACGCCCACCGGCTCCGCGCAGATCGCGCGCCTGTTCGGCGATACGGTCGAGCACGTCTACCTGCCCTATGATCTGCCGCACGTGGTCGCGCGCTTTCTCGACCGCACCCGCCCGCATCTCGCGCTGATCATGGAGACCGAGCTGTGGCCCAACCTGTTCGCGGCCTGTGCCGGGCGCGACATCCCGCTGATGGTGGCGAACGCCCGTCTGTCCGAACGCTCCGCCGCCGGCTATGCGCGCCTGCGCGGACTGACGCGTGAAACCCTGGGGCAGGTGACGCTGATCGCCGCCCAGGACACGCAAAGCGCCCGTCGCTTCACGGCCCTCGGCGCGCGTTCGGTGCGCGTGCTCGGCAATCTCAAATACGACCTCGAAGTGCCCGCCGAAATGGTGGCGCGCGGCCGCGCGCTGCGAACGGGTTTCGGCAGGGGGCGTCCGGTGTGGGTGGCCGCCAGCACCCATCCGGGCGAACCTGAGGCCGTGCTGGCGGCTTTCGCGGACGTACGCAAGCGCTTCGCCGACGCGCTGCTGATCCTTGTGCCGCGCCACCCCGAACGCTTTGGAGAGGCCTTTTCGCTGTGCGCGCAGGCGGGATACCGGGTGGCCCGGCGCAGCCTCGGCGAAAGCGGCAGCGCCGACACCGACGTGCTGCTCGGCGACACCCTCGGTGAGTTGCTCATGCTGTATGCGGCAGCCGATGCGGCCTTCGTCGGCGGCAGCCTGGTGCCGACCGGTGGCCACAACCCGCTGGAGCCGGCGTCACTCGGGCTGCCGGTGGTCACCGGTCCGTACCGCGGCAATTTCGAATCGATCTACGAGGCGCTGATCGAGGCCGGCGCGGCCGAGGTGGTCGAGGATGCCGACGCATTGGGCGCGGCCATGACCGCCCTGCTGGGCGATCCGGCACAGCGACGGCAGGCAGGCTCGGCAGGGCATGCGGTAGTGCTGCGCAACCGCGGCGCGCTGGCGCGCACACTGGAAGCGGTGGGCGAGCTGACGGCGCGGGGGGGCCGTCGCGCCACGAGCAGTGTATGA
- the fabA gene encoding 3-hydroxyacyl-[acyl-carrier-protein] dehydratase FabA: protein MERQTSYTREDLLKCGHGELFGPGNAQLPLPPMLMFDRITQITENGGPHGKGQVLAELDITPDLWFFGCHFEGDPVMPGCLGLDAMWQLVGFYLGWCGGPGRGRALGAGEVKFTGQVTPAHRLVSYEINIKRLVKRKLYMGVADAVMRVDGRDIYEAHDLRVGLFTSTEGF, encoded by the coding sequence ATGGAGCGACAAACGAGTTACACGCGTGAGGACCTGCTGAAGTGCGGGCATGGCGAGCTGTTCGGCCCCGGCAACGCGCAGCTGCCGTTGCCGCCGATGCTGATGTTCGACCGCATCACCCAGATCACCGAAAACGGGGGGCCGCACGGCAAGGGTCAGGTGTTGGCCGAACTCGACATCACCCCGGATCTGTGGTTCTTCGGCTGCCATTTCGAAGGCGACCCGGTGATGCCCGGCTGTCTGGGGCTCGACGCGATGTGGCAGCTCGTCGGCTTCTACCTCGGCTGGTGCGGCGGTCCGGGCCGCGGCCGGGCCCTCGGCGCGGGCGAGGTCAAGTTCACCGGTCAGGTCACCCCGGCGCACCGGCTCGTGAGCTACGAAATCAACATCAAGCGTCTCGTCAAGCGCAAGCTCTACATGGGCGTGGCCGATGCGGTCATGCGCGTGGACGGGCGCGACATCTACGAAGCCCACGACCTGCGCGTCGGGCTGTTCACGTCGACCGAGGGGTTCTAG
- a CDS encoding isochorismatase family protein, whose product MTETTPLCRAGNSRLLLIDLQTRLLGAMPEGDRARVLRNTGILLEAATLLEIPALLSEQYPRGLGTTDASLSERLPARTPVVEKTRFSCCGVPDYWWQLQTEDRRQAVIAGIEAHVCVLQTALELAELGRQVFVVEDAVCSRDPANAANALARLRQAGVVVTNTESVVFEWLGDAAHPQFKAVSALIR is encoded by the coding sequence ATGACCGAAACCACGCCCCTGTGCCGCGCCGGCAACAGCCGGCTGCTGCTGATCGACCTGCAGACGCGCCTGCTCGGCGCCATGCCCGAAGGCGACCGCGCGCGCGTCCTGCGCAACACCGGCATCCTGCTGGAGGCGGCGACGCTGCTGGAAATCCCCGCCCTGCTCAGCGAGCAGTACCCGCGCGGGCTCGGCACGACCGACGCCAGCCTTTCCGAACGCCTGCCGGCACGCACGCCGGTGGTGGAGAAGACCCGTTTCTCCTGCTGCGGCGTGCCGGACTACTGGTGGCAACTGCAGACCGAGGACCGCCGCCAGGCCGTGATCGCCGGCATCGAGGCCCATGTCTGCGTGCTGCAGACAGCGCTGGAACTGGCCGAACTTGGACGCCAGGTGTTCGTGGTCGAGGACGCGGTGTGTTCGCGCGATCCGGCCAATGCGGCCAATGCGCTCGCGCGGCTGAGACAGGCGGGGGTGGTCGTGACCAACACCGAATCGGTGGTGTTCGAATGGCTGGGCGATGCCGCCCACCCGCAGTTCAAGGCCGTATCCGCCCTGATCCGCTAG
- the fabB gene encoding beta-ketoacyl-ACP synthase I: MSTRRVVVTGMGVVSSIGNNCAEVLDALREGRSGIEHCAEYADLGFRSHIHGSIKLDPDELIDRKQRRFMGDGAAFNYIAMAEAIASSGLEERDISHPRTGLVVGSGGTSTANLLLATDTLREKGLRRVGPYMVTRTMSNTNAACLATPFKIKGVNYSISSACATSAHCIGNAAELIQMGKQDIVFAGGGEEVHWTMTLLFDAMGALSSKYNDTPQVASRPYDAARDGFVISGGGGVLVMEELEHAKARGANILAELVGYGATSDGYDMVAPSGEGAVRCMQQAMATVDGPIDYINAHGTSTPAGDLPELRAMSEAFKGEVPAVSSTKSITGHALGAAGVNEAIYSLLMMQHDFIAASANIDELDPAAEGIPIVRERRDGVRLNRVMSNSFGFGGTNATLVFQRYEG, encoded by the coding sequence ATGTCCACACGTCGTGTCGTAGTCACCGGCATGGGAGTCGTGTCGAGCATCGGCAACAACTGCGCGGAGGTGCTCGACGCCCTGCGCGAGGGCCGCTCGGGCATCGAGCATTGCGCCGAGTATGCGGATCTCGGCTTCCGTTCCCATATCCACGGCTCGATCAAGCTCGATCCCGACGAACTGATCGACCGCAAGCAGCGCCGCTTCATGGGCGACGGCGCCGCCTTCAACTACATCGCCATGGCCGAGGCCATCGCCAGTTCCGGTCTGGAGGAGCGCGACATCTCCCATCCGCGCACCGGGCTGGTCGTGGGCTCGGGCGGCACCTCGACCGCCAACCTGCTGCTCGCCACCGACACCCTGCGCGAGAAGGGGCTGCGCCGGGTGGGTCCGTACATGGTGACGCGCACCATGTCGAACACCAATGCGGCCTGTCTCGCCACGCCGTTCAAAATCAAGGGCGTGAACTACTCGATCAGCTCCGCCTGCGCCACCAGCGCGCACTGCATCGGCAATGCCGCCGAGCTGATCCAGATGGGCAAGCAGGACATCGTTTTCGCTGGCGGCGGCGAGGAAGTGCACTGGACCATGACCCTGCTGTTCGACGCCATGGGCGCGCTCTCCAGCAAGTACAACGACACTCCGCAAGTCGCCTCGCGGCCCTACGACGCCGCGCGCGACGGCTTCGTGATCTCCGGCGGCGGCGGCGTGCTGGTGATGGAGGAGCTGGAGCACGCCAAGGCGCGCGGCGCGAACATCCTCGCCGAACTGGTCGGCTACGGCGCCACCTCCGACGGCTACGACATGGTCGCGCCCTCGGGCGAGGGCGCGGTGCGCTGCATGCAGCAGGCAATGGCGACCGTCGACGGCCCGATCGACTACATCAACGCGCATGGCACCAGCACGCCGGCCGGCGACCTGCCCGAGCTGCGCGCGATGAGCGAGGCCTTCAAGGGCGAGGTACCCGCGGTCAGCTCCACCAAGTCGATCACCGGCCATGCGCTGGGTGCGGCCGGCGTGAACGAGGCGATCTATTCGCTGTTGATGATGCAGCACGATTTCATCGCCGCGTCCGCCAATATCGACGAGCTGGACCCGGCGGCGGAGGGCATTCCGATCGTGCGCGAACGGCGCGACGGCGTGCGCCTGAACCGCGTGATGTCGAACAGCTTCGGCTTCGGCGGCACCAACGCCACCCTGGTGTTCCAGCGCTACGAGGGTTGA
- the rfaD gene encoding ADP-glyceromanno-heptose 6-epimerase: MIIVTGGAGFIGSNIVQRLNARGETDILVVDDLTDGTKFVNLADLQIADYLDKDDFIVRVRAGEDFGARAIFHEGACSATTEWDGRFMMENNYAYSKTLLHYCLDRGVAFLYASSASVYGAGPDFVERLDCERPLNVYGYSKFQFDQYVRRLLPGARSQIAGFRYFNVYGPREQHKGSMASVAFHLNNQLLESGRCRLFEGTDGYGDGEQSRDFVYVGDCADVNLWFLDHPDVSGIFNLGTGRAQTFNDVARAVIAWHGKGDLQYIPFPDHLKGRYQSYTQADIAALRQAGYDAPFKTVEEGVQEYLAWLNHN; encoded by the coding sequence ATGATCATCGTCACCGGCGGCGCCGGTTTCATCGGCAGCAACATCGTGCAGCGGCTCAACGCGCGCGGCGAAACCGACATCCTGGTCGTCGACGATCTGACGGACGGCACCAAGTTCGTCAATCTCGCCGACCTGCAGATCGCGGACTATCTGGACAAGGACGACTTCATCGTCCGCGTCCGTGCCGGCGAGGACTTCGGCGCCCGCGCGATCTTCCACGAGGGCGCCTGCTCGGCCACCACCGAGTGGGACGGGCGCTTCATGATGGAAAACAACTACGCCTACTCCAAGACGCTGTTGCACTACTGCCTGGATCGCGGCGTGGCGTTTCTCTACGCCTCCTCCGCCTCGGTCTACGGCGCCGGCCCCGACTTCGTCGAGCGCCTCGACTGCGAGCGCCCGCTGAACGTCTACGGCTACTCCAAGTTCCAGTTCGACCAGTATGTGCGCCGGCTGCTGCCCGGGGCGCGCAGCCAGATCGCGGGTTTCCGCTATTTCAACGTCTACGGCCCACGCGAACAGCACAAGGGGTCCATGGCCAGCGTCGCCTTCCACCTCAACAACCAACTGCTCGAAAGCGGCCGTTGCCGGCTGTTCGAGGGCACGGACGGCTACGGCGACGGCGAGCAGAGCCGCGATTTCGTCTATGTCGGCGACTGCGCCGACGTCAATCTCTGGTTCCTGGATCACCCCGACGTGTCCGGTATCTTCAACCTCGGCACCGGCCGCGCGCAGACCTTTAACGACGTCGCGCGCGCGGTGATCGCCTGGCACGGCAAGGGCGACCTGCAGTACATCCCCTTTCCTGACCACCTCAAGGGGCGTTACCAGAGCTATACTCAGGCGGACATCGCGGCCCTGCGGCAGGCCGGCTACGACGCGCCCTTCAAGACCGTCGAGGAAGGTGTGCAGGAATACCTAGCGTGGTTGAATCATAACTAA